A single region of the Rhipicephalus microplus isolate Deutch F79 chromosome 10, USDA_Rmic, whole genome shotgun sequence genome encodes:
- the LOC142774292 gene encoding facilitated trehalose transporter Tret1-like codes for MEALRRMRPPAKGATPVTDPDSALPFGHHFYAMLVACSGTLAAGTALGFASAAMESIERQPWYDLPRIPPENRWIADSLFLGATVGSLFSGFLMHLVGHRTIMLLSSAGLISSWMCLAVGNSVSVILVGRVACGLFVGVVTNCVCLYVADVAPPAKRTTFGGLPEVAMSAGLLTAYSLSGFPWEVQAGGCALTAVPILAMQRYIVENPRWLLARDRSLDADTAVLRLYGIDPPADFRQRKVEGASDQQRSADASRWPKEARNFTACLLLYLLQNISCAQLCLLRAVQVMAGAVADVPPQAFAMFLIILHIGCTTLAINATKKASRRGLLGLSALLVAAVMFKLRPLDHLGFIDWAVDKDSTNASWTVLLSVGVFVLAYSVGLCHIPVLLTGELVPLRRRYVGSSFVWASRWSLTFVMIHFDEDVLAAFENRGTLLTLSVVVAVVAVTAIALIPETEGRTLTDIHR; via the exons ATGGAGGCGCTGCGGCGCATGCGGCCGCCGGCCAAGGGTGCGACGCCGGTCACGGACCCGGACAGCGCGCTGCCCTTTGGTCACCACTTTTACGCGATGCTGGTCGCATGCTCCGGTACCTTGGCTGCTGGAACCGCACTCGGGTTCGCCTCGGCCGCCATGGAATCCATTGAGCGCCAACCCTGGTACGACCTGCCACGGATTCCACCTGAGAACAGGTGGATCGCCGACAGCCTCTTCCTGGGTGCCACTGTGGGCTCTCTGTTCTCAG GCTTTCTAATGCATCTAGTCGGCCACAGAACAATCATGTTGCTGTCTTCCGCCGGCCTCATCAGTTCGTGGATGTGCTTGGCCGTAGGAAACAGCGTGAGCGTGATACTAGTCGGCCGGGTTGCTTGCGGTCTCTTTGTGGGCGTTGTCACCAACTGCGTTTGTCTCTACGTTGCCGACGTCGCGCCTCCAGCCAAGAGAACGACTTTTGGAGGTCTTCCGGAG GTAGCCATGAGCGCCGGGCTTCTGACGGCTTACTCGCTGTCCGGATTTCCCTGGGAAGTGCAGGCGGGCGGTTGCGCCCTCACGGCCGTCCCCATTCTGGCGATGCAGCGCTACATTGTCGAAAACCCGCGCTGGCTGCTTGCACGGGACCGCTCTTTGGACGCTGACACGGCCGTGTTGCGACTGTACGGCATCGACCCGCCCGCTGACTTCCGACAGCGCAAAGTCGAGGGCGCCTCGGACCAGCAGAGATCCGCAGATGCCAGCCGATGGCCGAAGGAAGCCAG GAATTTCACGGCTTGTCTGCTACTCTACCTTCTTCAGAACATCTCCTGCGCTCAGCTTTGCCTGCTTCGAGCTGTGCAGGTGATGGCCGGCGCAGTGGCAGACGTGCCCCCACAGGCCTTCGCTATGTTCCTAATCATCTTGCACATAGGATGCACCACTTTAGCCATTAACGCAACAAAAAAAGCCAGCCGACGTGGACTGCTTGGTCTGTCGGCCTTACTGGTCGCAGCTGTTATGTTCAAACTGCGACCACTGGATCATCTTGGCTTCAT AGACTGGGCTGTAGACAAGGACTCCACCAATGCCAGCTGGACGGTCTTGCTTTCGGTGGGCGTGTTCGTGCTGGCTTACTCGGTGGGCTTGTGCCACATCCCCGTACTGCTCACCGGCGAGCTGGTCCCTCTGCGGCGGCGATACGTCGGCTCCTCGTTCGTGTGGGCGTCGCGGTGGTCcctgaccttcgtgatgatccACTTCGACGAGGACGTGCTCGCCGCTTTCGAGAACAGGGGAACACTGCTCACGCTCAGCGTGGTGGTCGCAGTGGTGGCGGTCACTGCCATTGCTCTCATCCCCGAAACCGAAGGACGCACGCTGACGGACATCCATAGATAA